The Halalkalibacter krulwichiae genome has a segment encoding these proteins:
- a CDS encoding TIGR01457 family HAD-type hydrolase: MKGYKGFLIDLDGTVYRGSEKIDAAVEFVKELERRELPYLFVTNNSTKRPEDVAKHLREMDVPATTEHVFTTSMATATYISDLKKNARVCMIGEEGLKFALEQEGHEIVEEDAEFVVMGLDRSINYEKLAKAALNIRAGATFIATNGDVALPTERGLLPGAGSLISVLSVTTGVTPTFIGKPESIIVEQALEVIGLSKEETLMIGDNYHTDILAGIRAGMDTLMVYTGVSTKEHINSYDEKPTHAIDSLAEWTFE, translated from the coding sequence ATGAAGGGATACAAAGGATTTTTAATTGATTTAGATGGAACTGTTTATCGTGGAAGTGAAAAAATTGATGCAGCTGTTGAGTTTGTGAAAGAACTTGAAAGAAGAGAGTTGCCTTATTTATTCGTAACCAATAATTCAACAAAACGTCCAGAAGACGTCGCTAAGCACCTACGTGAAATGGATGTACCAGCAACAACGGAACATGTATTTACGACAAGTATGGCTACCGCTACGTACATTTCAGACCTCAAAAAGAATGCACGTGTTTGTATGATTGGGGAAGAAGGATTGAAATTTGCGTTAGAGCAAGAAGGGCATGAAATTGTTGAAGAAGATGCAGAGTTTGTCGTGATGGGACTCGATCGTTCAATAAACTATGAAAAGTTAGCCAAAGCAGCGTTAAATATCCGTGCAGGGGCAACGTTTATTGCCACAAACGGTGACGTTGCTTTACCGACTGAGCGTGGCCTATTACCTGGTGCTGGATCGTTGATTTCCGTCTTATCGGTAACAACAGGTGTTACACCAACATTTATTGGGAAGCCCGAATCCATCATTGTTGAACAAGCTTTAGAAGTGATCGGATTATCAAAAGAGGAAACATTGATGATTGGCGATAATTATCATACAGACATTCTGGCAGGAATCAGAGCGGGAATGGATACGTTAATGGTATACACGGGTGTTTCCACCAAGGAACATATTAACTCTTACGATGAGAAGCCGACACATGCGATTGATTCATTAGCGGAGTGGACATTTGAATAG
- a CDS encoding helix-turn-helix transcriptional regulator, producing MEKNNKLFLSDIILKFDDHRIQWGIRMVIVVKKETTSTRQVILTLLKRNQELTVSAIATELDVTEMAVRRHLRELEKDGLITSRLEKQAMGRPIHRYYLTEKGSESFPRNYNELSLGMLRDLVEISGNEIVDQLFHQRKDRLFQKYENEMKGSFHERVKALARLQSEGGYMVEYRQTDDGSYEFIEYNCPIAQVAKEYPIACTCEQQLFKKLLNTEHVERQSCIAKENTSCCVYKVKELEDTQARKH from the coding sequence TTGGAAAAAAATAATAAGCTTTTCTTAAGTGACATTATTTTGAAATTTGATGATCATCGCATACAATGGGGGATAAGGATGGTGATCGTTGTGAAAAAAGAGACGACCTCTACACGTCAAGTGATTTTAACTTTGTTAAAACGTAATCAAGAGTTAACCGTTTCGGCAATAGCAACGGAACTTGACGTAACAGAAATGGCAGTTCGCAGACATTTAAGAGAACTAGAAAAAGATGGGTTGATTACATCGAGATTAGAGAAACAAGCGATGGGCAGACCTATTCATAGATATTATTTGACTGAAAAAGGCAGTGAATCTTTCCCCCGCAATTATAATGAGCTATCGCTTGGAATGCTTCGAGATCTTGTTGAAATTAGTGGAAATGAAATCGTTGATCAACTCTTTCACCAACGAAAAGATCGTCTCTTTCAAAAGTATGAAAATGAAATGAAAGGATCATTTCATGAACGAGTTAAGGCGTTAGCTCGACTACAGAGCGAAGGCGGCTATATGGTCGAATATCGTCAAACAGACGATGGGTCTTATGAGTTCATTGAATATAATTGCCCCATTGCTCAAGTGGCAAAGGAGTACCCGATTGCCTGTACGTGTGAGCAACAGCTCTTTAAGAAATTATTAAACACAGAGCATGTTGAGAGACAGTCATGTATTGCAAAAGAAAATACGTCATGTTGCGTTTATAAAGTAAAAGAACTAGAGGATACTCAAGCAAGAAAGCATTGA
- a CDS encoding DUF86 domain-containing protein, with translation MYFVDREKIEQTLVYMETLEKELQTFTKVEQLPDKLALERIAYVMIESIIDVGNSMIDGFIMRDPGGYTDIIDILEDEKVLNPENATALKSIVELRKQLVQNYSEVNHSTLLEQFTAHQSAIQQFPLDIRRYLVEELGPVSAFLPNKEELGKK, from the coding sequence ATGTACTTTGTAGATCGTGAGAAAATTGAACAAACACTTGTTTATATGGAAACATTAGAAAAGGAACTACAAACTTTCACAAAAGTGGAGCAGTTACCAGATAAACTTGCTCTTGAACGAATTGCTTATGTAATGATTGAATCTATCATTGATGTTGGTAATAGTATGATTGATGGGTTTATTATGAGGGATCCAGGTGGATACACTGATATTATCGATATTTTAGAGGATGAAAAGGTTCTAAATCCAGAGAATGCAACAGCACTAAAGAGTATTGTTGAGTTAAGAAAGCAATTGGTACAAAACTATTCTGAAGTAAACCATTCAACGCTACTTGAGCAATTTACGGCTCATCAAAGTGCGATCCAGCAATTTCCTCTAGACATTAGGCGTTATTTAGTAGAGGAATTGGGACCGGTAAGTGCCTTTCTTCCTAATAAAGAGGAGCTTGGAAAAAAATAA
- a CDS encoding DUF3055 domain-containing protein codes for MSERFYLYDDMEETRTRFVSFMGEHQRFDLAIVTSARYYGKQLVLDVQSNRFAIIGADDLEEPGYLEHAYNLSAEEAEELRSFLHEIV; via the coding sequence ATGTCCGAACGCTTTTACTTATATGATGATATGGAAGAAACACGTACACGCTTTGTAAGCTTTATGGGGGAGCACCAACGGTTTGACCTTGCGATCGTTACGTCTGCAAGGTATTACGGCAAACAACTTGTACTGGATGTACAATCAAACCGCTTTGCTATTATTGGTGCCGATGACTTAGAAGAACCTGGTTACTTAGAACACGCTTACAATCTCTCGGCCGAAGAAGCCGAGGAACTGCGCTCGTTCTTACATGAGATCGTTTAA
- a CDS encoding cytosolic protein, translated as MEKRSGNRDKEEQVYTDFSNVESQRNFLTAEDFPEGPYGSPINKDKPVENKSTPWREGQRYYSAFNYEFKSLHQNLPRQFPGAHPTHDDPDKNEEPPYTTND; from the coding sequence ATGGAAAAGCGATCTGGTAATCGTGATAAAGAAGAACAAGTGTACACTGATTTTTCCAATGTTGAGTCTCAGCGAAATTTCCTTACAGCCGAAGACTTTCCCGAGGGTCCTTATGGTTCACCTATTAACAAAGATAAACCTGTTGAAAACAAGAGTACTCCTTGGCGAGAAGGCCAACGTTATTACAGTGCCTTTAACTATGAGTTTAAATCTTTGCACCAAAACTTGCCACGGCAATTTCCTGGAGCACACCCGACTCATGACGACCCTGATAAAAATGAGGAACCCCCTTATACAACCAATGATTAA
- a CDS encoding YutD family protein, producing MVRIQGMQYELVEEVRNGWDEEAFKARFSDVLNKYDYIVGDWGYNQLRLKGFFEDRHKKSTHDTKISTLPDYLYEYCNFGCAYFVIKRVKEEKEKLPSS from the coding sequence ATGGTTCGCATTCAAGGGATGCAATATGAACTTGTTGAAGAAGTCAGGAACGGTTGGGATGAAGAAGCTTTTAAAGCTCGCTTCTCTGACGTATTAAATAAATATGATTACATCGTTGGAGATTGGGGCTATAATCAGTTAAGGCTGAAGGGCTTTTTTGAAGACCGTCACAAGAAATCAACACATGATACGAAAATAAGTACATTACCCGATTATTTATATGAGTATTGTAATTTTGGTTGTGCTTATTTTGTGATAAAACGAGTAAAAGAAGAAAAAGAAAAGCTTCCTAGTTCTTAA
- a CDS encoding YhcN/YlaJ family sporulation lipoprotein, whose protein sequence is MIKKSLLVAGLCGLMLSTGCQMPEQGQSLQRTANYDSHQPNAGHYPINRATQTENYTHFGYQRYDREHVNNNGRQDVIPVVDRSLLADAVTRMVLTNDVVSEAGTLVTDKYVLVAYDAQADNREFVADQVKRSALSIVPRYYEVYITDDTDHFDEIERFQNLSSEADGMTGALEQTIEEMKGNTPQGEYNEDTDDNIEIMEHKTRRLMDR, encoded by the coding sequence ATGATAAAAAAATCACTACTTGTTGCCGGCCTTTGTGGACTGATGCTTTCCACAGGGTGTCAAATGCCAGAACAAGGTCAATCATTGCAGCGTACCGCCAACTATGATAGCCATCAGCCAAATGCTGGACATTATCCGATTAATCGTGCCACCCAAACCGAAAACTACACTCATTTTGGGTATCAACGGTATGACCGTGAGCATGTGAACAACAATGGACGTCAAGACGTGATTCCAGTTGTTGATCGTAGCTTATTAGCGGATGCTGTGACGAGAATGGTTTTAACGAATGATGTTGTGAGTGAAGCTGGAACATTAGTGACAGACAAATATGTACTGGTTGCTTATGATGCGCAAGCTGATAATCGTGAGTTTGTTGCAGACCAGGTGAAACGTAGTGCGTTATCAATTGTTCCTCGTTACTATGAAGTCTATATTACGGATGACACCGATCATTTCGATGAAATTGAGCGATTCCAGAACTTGTCCTCTGAAGCGGACGGAATGACAGGGGCTCTTGAACAAACCATTGAAGAAATGAAAGGAAATACACCACAAGGTGAGTATAACGAAGACACTGATGATAATATCGAAATCATGGAACATAAAACGAGACGTTTAATGGATCGCTAA
- the lipA gene encoding lipoyl synthase encodes MSKKEEHLRKPEWLKIKLNTNESYTGLKKMMREKNLHTVCEEARCPNIHECWAVRKTATFMILGDVCTRACRFCAVKTGLPNELDLQEPERVADSVETMGLKHVVITAVARDDLKDGGSGVFAETVRAVRRRSPFCTIEVLPSDMLGSFDNLKTLMDARPNIMNHNIETVRRLTPRVRARATYERTLEFLRRAKELHPDIPTKSSLMIGLGETKEEIIETMDDLRAADVDIMTIGQYLQPTKKHLKVQKYYHPDEFNELKEIALSKGFSHCEAGPLVRSSYHADEQVNEAQVRAEAKKVTNQ; translated from the coding sequence ATGTCAAAGAAAGAAGAGCATTTACGCAAGCCTGAATGGCTTAAAATAAAATTGAACACGAATGAATCATACACAGGCTTAAAAAAGATGATGAGAGAGAAAAACCTTCATACTGTATGTGAAGAGGCGCGCTGTCCTAATATTCACGAATGTTGGGCAGTAAGAAAAACAGCGACCTTTATGATTCTAGGTGATGTGTGTACACGTGCATGTCGTTTTTGTGCTGTGAAGACAGGTTTGCCAAATGAGCTAGATCTTCAAGAACCAGAACGTGTAGCTGATTCCGTTGAGACTATGGGGCTTAAGCATGTTGTCATTACCGCTGTTGCCCGTGATGACCTGAAGGATGGTGGGTCAGGTGTATTTGCTGAGACGGTTCGTGCGGTGAGACGTCGCAGCCCATTCTGTACAATTGAAGTATTACCTTCAGATATGTTAGGAAGCTTTGATAACCTTAAAACGTTAATGGATGCTCGTCCGAACATTATGAATCACAATATTGAAACGGTTCGCCGTTTAACTCCAAGAGTTCGTGCGCGTGCTACATATGAGCGTACACTAGAGTTTTTACGCCGAGCTAAAGAGTTACATCCAGACATCCCAACGAAATCGAGCTTAATGATCGGTTTAGGGGAAACAAAAGAAGAAATCATTGAAACAATGGATGACCTACGTGCTGCAGATGTTGACATCATGACAATCGGGCAATACTTACAACCAACGAAAAAGCACCTAAAAGTGCAAAAGTATTACCACCCAGATGAATTCAACGAACTAAAAGAAATCGCCCTAAGCAAAGGCTTTAGCCACTGTGAAGCAGGCCCGCTTGTCCGCTCATCTTACCACGCTGACGAACAAGTAAACGAAGCACAAGTAAGAGCAGAAGCGAAGAAAGTAACAAACCAATAA
- a CDS encoding M23 family metallopeptidase, with protein sequence MGFRKIVLLALIVVFVSLPVVTYAADLKEDLTAEQIYEKRMDLYKKYEAVTNIPWQYLAAVDTYERGIRRALKDRPKEEGFISIYYTEDEWAGNFNPNKQDTHPLSIQMFGGVGMDGDGDGLAERTNDEDVLYTLAHSLEQFGTNEEDFRIALWEKYKRDQSVRIIHGHALVYEKFDRLDLNEHAFPMPLNYNYSYKNTWGDRRGWGGRRIHEGTDIFAGYNVPIRATAYGRVEIKGWNKYGGWRIGIRDLDNIYHYYAHLSGFEKGIEEGSIVAPGDVIGYCGSSGYGKPGTQGKFPPHLHYGMYRDNGRIEWSFDPYPSLKQWERKAYQERRKKR encoded by the coding sequence ATGGGATTTAGAAAAATCGTCTTACTAGCACTTATTGTTGTGTTTGTTTCTCTTCCAGTAGTGACTTATGCTGCTGATTTAAAAGAAGATCTCACCGCAGAACAAATTTATGAGAAACGAATGGATTTATATAAAAAGTATGAAGCTGTTACAAACATTCCTTGGCAATATCTCGCTGCTGTTGATACGTATGAACGAGGAATTAGACGCGCTCTTAAAGATCGTCCTAAAGAAGAAGGGTTTATTTCCATTTACTACACAGAAGATGAATGGGCTGGTAATTTCAACCCTAACAAACAAGATACGCACCCTCTATCCATTCAGATGTTTGGAGGTGTTGGAATGGATGGAGACGGAGATGGGTTAGCGGAACGTACAAATGACGAAGACGTCCTTTATACATTAGCTCACAGTCTTGAACAATTTGGAACAAATGAAGAAGATTTTCGCATTGCCCTTTGGGAAAAATACAAACGAGATCAATCCGTTCGTATCATTCATGGTCATGCGCTTGTATATGAGAAGTTCGACAGATTGGACTTAAATGAACATGCCTTTCCGATGCCTCTTAACTATAACTATAGCTACAAAAACACATGGGGCGATAGACGTGGTTGGGGTGGCCGTCGGATTCATGAAGGAACAGATATATTCGCCGGGTATAACGTACCGATACGAGCAACAGCCTATGGCCGTGTGGAAATTAAAGGATGGAACAAATACGGCGGATGGCGTATTGGCATTCGAGATTTAGATAACATCTATCATTATTATGCACACTTAAGCGGTTTTGAAAAAGGAATTGAAGAAGGCAGTATTGTCGCTCCTGGAGATGTGATTGGATATTGCGGAAGTTCAGGTTACGGCAAACCTGGAACTCAAGGAAAATTCCCTCCACATTTACACTATGGAATGTACCGAGATAACGGCCGTATTGAATGGTCCTTTGATCCATATCCTTCGTTAAAACAATGGGAAAGAAAAGCCTATCAAGAACGAAGAAAGAAGAGATAA
- a CDS encoding methionine/alanine import family NSS transporter small subunit, whose amino-acid sequence MSTSAIVMMIVGMIIIWGGMALSIANAVRVARSKK is encoded by the coding sequence ATGAGCACAAGTGCAATTGTTATGATGATTGTTGGGATGATTATCATTTGGGGAGGCATGGCACTTAGTATTGCCAATGCTGTTAGAGTAGCAAGATCAAAAAAATAA
- a CDS encoding CBO0543 family protein has translation MSDAQIKMLEELRNAHQELGVTLLDYWQQYSGLNTIQFWINLIMLLAPLVILYMKIDRSRALLLGFFGFNVHTWFTYIDNVGVRFGFWSYPYQAIPFLPVHFGLDAALIPVSFMLLYQYCLNHEKNFYVFALGLCAGLSFVFKPYLVIFNLFQLHNGANYFYLFVFYLIIVGLAIVITNLFLHFEKTTKKNMPN, from the coding sequence ATGTCTGATGCACAAATAAAAATGTTAGAAGAACTAAGAAATGCCCACCAGGAATTAGGGGTTACTTTGCTTGACTACTGGCAACAATATTCTGGTCTTAACACGATTCAATTTTGGATCAATTTAATTATGTTACTTGCTCCATTAGTCATTCTTTATATGAAGATTGATCGATCAAGAGCATTACTACTAGGTTTTTTTGGATTTAATGTCCACACGTGGTTCACTTATATCGACAACGTCGGTGTTCGCTTTGGCTTTTGGAGCTATCCTTACCAAGCAATTCCCTTTTTGCCTGTTCATTTTGGGTTAGATGCTGCACTGATCCCAGTAAGCTTCATGTTACTTTATCAATACTGTCTCAATCACGAAAAGAATTTCTATGTATTTGCTTTAGGATTGTGTGCCGGTCTCTCTTTTGTCTTTAAACCGTATTTAGTTATATTTAATCTCTTCCAACTGCATAATGGTGCTAATTACTTTTACCTTTTTGTGTTTTACCTCATTATTGTTGGACTTGCTATTGTTATAACAAATTTATTTTTACATTTTGAGAAAACAACAAAGAAAAACATGCCCAACTAA
- a CDS encoding methionine/alanine import family NSS transporter small subunit, whose amino-acid sequence MSGGAVTMMILGMVIIWGGLGLSIANAVKVAKAKR is encoded by the coding sequence ATGAGTGGCGGAGCAGTTACGATGATGATTCTCGGAATGGTCATTATATGGGGTGGATTAGGACTGAGCATTGCCAATGCGGTGAAAGTTGCAAAAGCAAAAAGATAA
- a CDS encoding PH domain-containing protein, whose protein sequence is MYFPSKKDFWMTVLIWGTMLVCFLPAMFSQDFIAFLIFIPVLFLLVWIWFSTGYFIENSMLLIRSGPLRKKVNIRGIKKIRRTRTLLSSPALSFDRLEITHGRFGDHLVISPVRKQEFIKQLLKENDQIELDAKVKSLLESED, encoded by the coding sequence ATGTATTTTCCGTCAAAAAAAGATTTCTGGATGACTGTTCTGATTTGGGGAACCATGCTCGTTTGCTTTCTTCCTGCTATGTTCTCTCAAGACTTCATTGCTTTTCTTATTTTTATACCAGTCCTATTTTTATTAGTGTGGATTTGGTTTTCTACTGGTTATTTCATTGAAAATTCTATGTTACTAATTCGTAGTGGACCTCTGCGCAAAAAGGTAAATATTCGAGGAATAAAGAAAATTCGCAGGACTAGAACGCTGTTAAGCAGTCCTGCGCTATCATTTGACCGATTAGAAATAACGCATGGACGTTTTGGGGATCACCTCGTAATCTCTCCGGTGCGTAAGCAAGAATTTATAAAGCAGTTACTCAAAGAAAATGATCAGATTGAATTAGATGCAAAAGTGAAATCTTTGCTAGAGAGCGAAGATTAA
- a CDS encoding Na+/H+ antiporter NhaC family protein: MESSILSLLPPILALVMVILTRRVLLSLGVGAIVGAMMLNDFNPLTAAANIYAIVMGIIFDFEAEATFGAVTQAIVANRFAINTWEFFIIIFLLLLGMMAALITRSGGSRAFGEWAMTKVKTRVGAQLLTVVLGVIIFIDDYFNSLTVGNVSRPLTDRHRISRAKLAYLVDSTSAPMCVISPISSWGAYIIAIIAGIFATHSVTQYEALQAFMLMVPMNIYALVAVGLVLAVAWFNLDFGAMKAHEKRAQETGELFNAKLGAIPGAQEDIKASDSGKVGDLVWPIVALIVGTVFFMIMTGIQGTEGDVTILTIFENTDVAAALVYGGLFGLAVALVLNVLKPKAGTKLGTALGIGMKSMLPAIYILFFAWTLISIISDLGTGTYLASLVDNSNLHPMFLPVILFVIAGLAAFSTGTSWGTFGLLLPIAGEMAAVIDINMILPMMAAVLAGSIFGDHCSPISDTTILSSTGAGSHHIDHVVTQLPYALVAAGITMISYLVLGATSSVVLSLLVAFVLLAGTVMVLKRMTAAKA; this comes from the coding sequence CGCTTGTTATGGTTATTTTAACAAGGCGAGTTCTTTTATCTTTGGGAGTCGGAGCTATTGTTGGGGCAATGATGTTAAATGACTTTAACCCACTTACAGCGGCAGCTAACATTTATGCGATTGTAATGGGGATTATCTTTGATTTTGAGGCCGAAGCGACATTTGGGGCTGTGACTCAAGCAATCGTTGCTAATCGTTTTGCCATTAATACTTGGGAATTCTTTATTATCATCTTTTTACTGTTATTAGGTATGATGGCTGCGCTGATCACTCGTTCTGGCGGAAGCCGAGCGTTTGGAGAGTGGGCGATGACAAAAGTGAAGACACGTGTGGGAGCTCAGTTATTAACAGTTGTTCTTGGTGTCATCATTTTTATCGACGATTATTTTAACAGTTTAACAGTTGGTAATGTGAGCCGTCCATTAACAGACCGTCACCGGATCTCACGTGCGAAATTAGCTTATTTAGTTGATTCTACGTCTGCACCGATGTGTGTCATTTCTCCAATCTCAAGTTGGGGAGCTTATATTATTGCGATTATTGCAGGAATTTTTGCGACTCACTCAGTTACACAGTATGAAGCATTGCAAGCATTTATGTTAATGGTTCCAATGAACATTTATGCGTTAGTGGCAGTTGGCTTAGTTCTTGCTGTTGCGTGGTTTAATTTAGATTTTGGTGCGATGAAAGCACATGAGAAGCGTGCTCAGGAAACAGGGGAATTGTTTAATGCAAAGCTTGGTGCGATCCCTGGTGCGCAAGAGGATATTAAAGCAAGTGATAGTGGAAAAGTCGGCGATCTCGTATGGCCAATCGTTGCGTTAATTGTTGGAACAGTCTTCTTTATGATTATGACAGGAATTCAAGGTACAGAAGGCGATGTAACAATCTTAACGATTTTTGAAAATACAGATGTTGCAGCTGCACTTGTCTATGGCGGATTGTTCGGTTTAGCTGTTGCACTTGTATTAAACGTGTTAAAGCCAAAAGCGGGTACTAAGTTAGGAACTGCTTTAGGAATAGGGATGAAGTCGATGCTTCCGGCTATCTACATTTTATTCTTTGCTTGGACATTAATTTCAATTATTAGTGATTTAGGTACAGGTACGTACTTGGCATCACTTGTAGATAATTCGAACTTACATCCAATGTTCCTCCCAGTTATTTTGTTTGTCATTGCTGGATTAGCGGCATTTTCAACGGGGACTTCTTGGGGAACGTTTGGTTTACTACTGCCAATTGCAGGTGAAATGGCAGCGGTTATTGACATTAACATGATTTTGCCGATGATGGCAGCTGTTCTTGCAGGTTCTATCTTTGGAGATCATTGTTCACCAATCTCTGATACTACGATTCTCTCTTCAACAGGAGCTGGAAGCCATCACATTGATCACGTTGTGACTCAGCTACCTTATGCACTCGTTGCAGCTGGAATTACGATGATTTCTTATTTAGTATTAGGGGCAACTTCGAGCGTTGTGTTAAGCTTACTTGTTGCTTTCGTACTACTTGCTGGAACCGTGATGGTATTAAAACGAATGACAGCAGCAAAGGCATAG